The Zonotrichia albicollis isolate bZonAlb1 chromosome 9, bZonAlb1.hap1, whole genome shotgun sequence genome has a window encoding:
- the THAP4 gene encoding peroxynitrite isomerase THAP4 isoform X1, with the protein MVICCAAANCSNRQGKARHGAVSFHRFPLKDSKRLIQWLKAVQRDNWTPTKYSFLCSEHFTKDSFFKRLEDHHRLLKPTAVPTIFQLVEKKHGKLDYVRSRRKIARQVLVKDGEAPQEGGGEVAHRSPSSGQDFMVMQGTKEMEEATLKEEIGSMPKEEQALHSQLDGPRRRTLGDHLGTKAGLQVKPERSPGKDCARGSWAGSWVADRSGVSVDDFTPPASGACKFIGSLHSYSFSSKHARERPSLPKEQLERKRPKRDVEPSCSSQPLGHDKAVTEVSPTSSLTATPQKPSQGLSASPADLTPRPAAEAVLGRKGDTDANPMSINEVIMSASGACKLIDSLHSYCFSSRQSKSQVCCLREQVEKKNGELKLLRQRISRSDSQVRKLKEKLNEMKRNTFPYLNSLISQDCETPQLNPVMEPLSWMLGTWLSDPPGDGTFPTMKPFQYLEEVHISHVGQPMLNFSFNAFHPDTRKPMHRECGFIRLKPDTNKVAFISAQNTGLVEVEEGEVNGQELSIASHSIARISFAKKPHVEQITRKFRLNSDGKLEQTVSMATTTQPMTQHLHITYKKVTP; encoded by the exons ATGGTGATCTGCTGCGCCGCCGCCAACTGCTCTAACCGGCAGGGCAAGGCGCGCCACGGCGCCGTCTCCTTCCACAG ATTCCCTCTGAAGGATTCGAAGCGCTTGATTCAGTGGCTGAAAGCTGTTCAGAGAGACAACTGGACTCCCACCAAGtattcctttctctgcagcGAGCACTTCACCAAAGACAGTTTCTTCAAGCGGCTGGAAGACCATCACCGCTTGCTGAAGcccactgctgtccccaccATCTTCCAGCTGGTGGAGAAGAAGCACGGCAAGCTGGATTATGTcaggagcagaaggaaaatAGCCAGGCAGGTGCTGGTGAAGGATGGGGAGGCCCCGCAGGAGGGAGGCGGTGAGGTAGCACACAGGTCTCCATCTTCTGGCCAGGACTTCATGGTGATGCAAGGGACAAAAGAGATGGAGGAGGCCACTCTGAAAGAGGAAATAGGATCCATGCCCAAGGAGGAGCAGGCCCTCCACAGCCAGCTGGACGGCCCTCGGAGAAGGACGTTAGGGGATCATTTGGGCACCAaggctgggctgcaggtgaaGCCCGAGAGGTCTCCTGGCAAGGActgtgccaggggcagctgggcagggagttGGGTGGCAGACAGGAGCGGCGTGTCCGTGGACGATTTCACCCCTCCAGCCTCCGGTGCCTGCAAGTTCATCGGCTCCCTGCACTCGTACAGCTTTTCCTCCAAGCACGCCAGGGAGAGGCCGTCTCTCCCCAAGGAGcagctagaaaggaaaaggcCAAAGAGAGACGTggagcccagctgcagcagccagcccttGGGGCACGACAAGGCCGTCACAGAAGTGTCCCCGACATCATCCCTCACGGCCACCCCCCAGAAACCCTCGCAGGGTCTGTCAGCGTCCCCGGCCGACCTGACCCCTCGTCCCGCCGCCGAGGCCGTGCTGGGCCGCAAGGGGGACACGGACGCCAACCCCATGTCCATCAACGAGGTGATCATGTCGGCCTCGGGCGCCTGCAAGCTCATCGACTCCCTGCACTCGTACTGCTTCTCGTCGCGGCAGAGCAAGAGCCAGGTGTGCTGCCTGCGCGAGCAGGTGGAGAAGAAGAACGGCGAGCTGAAGCTCCTGAGGCAGAGGATCAGCCGCTCCGACAGCCAAGTCAGGAAGCTCAAGGAGAAGCTCAATGAGATGAAGCGCAACACTTTCCCTTACTTGAACAGCCTGATATCCCAGGACTGTG AGACTCCCCAGCTGAACCCTGTGATGGAACCCCTGTCCTGGATGCTGGGCACCTGGCTCTCAGACCCACCAGGAGATGGCACCTTCCCTACAATGAAACCCTTCCAGTACCTGGAGGAAGTGCACATCTCTCACGTGGGACAGCCCATGCTCAACTTCTC GTTCAACGCCTTCCACCCGGACACCAGGAAGCCCATGCACCGGGAGTGCGGCTTCATCCGCCTCAAACCCGACACTAACAAGGTGGCCTTCATCAGTGCCCAGAACACAG GTCTGGTGGAGGTGGAGGAAGGGGAGGTGAATGGACAAGAGCTGTCTATAGCTTCTCACTCCATAGCCAGGATCTCCTTTGCCAAGAAGCCCCATGTAGAGCAG ATTACCAGAAAATTCAGGCTCAATTCCGATGGGAAACTCGAACAAACTGTCTCAATGGCAACCACTACGCAGCCCATGACTCAGCACTTACACATCACCTACAAGAAGGTGACACCCTGA
- the THAP4 gene encoding peroxynitrite isomerase THAP4 isoform X3 yields the protein MAGHGANTETPQLNPVMEPLSWMLGTWLSDPPGDGTFPTMKPFQYLEEVHISHVGQPMLNFSFNAFHPDTRKPMHRECGFIRLKPDTNKVAFISAQNTGLVEVEEGEVNGQELSIASHSIARISFAKKPHVEQITRKFRLNSDGKLEQTVSMATTTQPMTQHLHITYKKVTP from the exons ATGGCTGGGCATGGAGCAAACACAG AGACTCCCCAGCTGAACCCTGTGATGGAACCCCTGTCCTGGATGCTGGGCACCTGGCTCTCAGACCCACCAGGAGATGGCACCTTCCCTACAATGAAACCCTTCCAGTACCTGGAGGAAGTGCACATCTCTCACGTGGGACAGCCCATGCTCAACTTCTC GTTCAACGCCTTCCACCCGGACACCAGGAAGCCCATGCACCGGGAGTGCGGCTTCATCCGCCTCAAACCCGACACTAACAAGGTGGCCTTCATCAGTGCCCAGAACACAG GTCTGGTGGAGGTGGAGGAAGGGGAGGTGAATGGACAAGAGCTGTCTATAGCTTCTCACTCCATAGCCAGGATCTCCTTTGCCAAGAAGCCCCATGTAGAGCAG ATTACCAGAAAATTCAGGCTCAATTCCGATGGGAAACTCGAACAAACTGTCTCAATGGCAACCACTACGCAGCCCATGACTCAGCACTTACACATCACCTACAAGAAGGTGACACCCTGA
- the THAP4 gene encoding peroxynitrite isomerase THAP4 isoform X2: MLLIHKAVFPSWNCKETPQLNPVMEPLSWMLGTWLSDPPGDGTFPTMKPFQYLEEVHISHVGQPMLNFSFNAFHPDTRKPMHRECGFIRLKPDTNKVAFISAQNTGLVEVEEGEVNGQELSIASHSIARISFAKKPHVEQITRKFRLNSDGKLEQTVSMATTTQPMTQHLHITYKKVTP, encoded by the exons ATGCTGCTTATCCACAAAGCTGTGTTCCCCTCATGGAACTGCAAAG AGACTCCCCAGCTGAACCCTGTGATGGAACCCCTGTCCTGGATGCTGGGCACCTGGCTCTCAGACCCACCAGGAGATGGCACCTTCCCTACAATGAAACCCTTCCAGTACCTGGAGGAAGTGCACATCTCTCACGTGGGACAGCCCATGCTCAACTTCTC GTTCAACGCCTTCCACCCGGACACCAGGAAGCCCATGCACCGGGAGTGCGGCTTCATCCGCCTCAAACCCGACACTAACAAGGTGGCCTTCATCAGTGCCCAGAACACAG GTCTGGTGGAGGTGGAGGAAGGGGAGGTGAATGGACAAGAGCTGTCTATAGCTTCTCACTCCATAGCCAGGATCTCCTTTGCCAAGAAGCCCCATGTAGAGCAG ATTACCAGAAAATTCAGGCTCAATTCCGATGGGAAACTCGAACAAACTGTCTCAATGGCAACCACTACGCAGCCCATGACTCAGCACTTACACATCACCTACAAGAAGGTGACACCCTGA
- the ATG4B gene encoding cysteine protease ATG4B gives MDAATLTYDTLRFEYEDFPETKEPVWILGRKYSVFTEKEEILLDVTSRLWFTYRKNFPAIGGTGPTSDTGWGCMLRCGQMIFAQALVCRHLGRDWRWIKGKRQMDNYFNVLNAFIDKKDSYYSIHQIAQMGVGEGKSIGQWYGPNTVAQVLKKLATFDTWSSLAVHIAMDNTVVMEEIRRLCQSNVPCAGAAACPALESDVLYNGCPEDLGLRGRLPLWKPLVLLIPLRLGLTEINEAYIETLKHCFMMPQSLGVIGGKPNSAHYFIGYVGEELIYLDPHTTQPAVEPGDSGCLPDESFHCQHPPCRMSIAELDPSIAVGFFCNTEADFNDWCQQIKKLSLVRGALPMFELVERQPSHFSNPDVLNLTPDSSDADRLERFFDSEDEDFEILSL, from the exons ATGGACGCAG cTACGCTTACCTACGACACCCTCAGGTTTGAGTATGAAGACTTCCCTGAGACCAAAGAACCTGTTTGGATCCTTGGCAGGAAATACAGTGTTTTTACAG AGAAGGAAGAGATCCTGCTGGATGTGACCTCTAGGCTTTGGTTCACCTACAGAAAGAACTTCCCTGCTATTG GAGGAACAGGTCCCACCTCTGACACGGGCTGGGGCTGCATGCTGCGCTGTGGCCAGATgatctttgctcaggccttggtCTGCAGGCATTTGGGAAGAG ACTGGAGGTGGATAAAAGGGAAGAGGCAGATGGATAATTACTTCAACGTTCTTAATGCCTTCATTGACAAAAAAGACAGCTACTACTCCATTCACCAGATAG CCCAGATGGGAGTCGGGGAGGGCAAATCCATAGGCCAGTGGTACGGCCCCAACACAGTGGCACAGGTGCTCAA aAAACTTGCAACTTTTGATACATGGAGCTCCCTGGCAGTGCACATAGCCATGGACAACACAGTGGTGATGGAAGAAATCC GGAGGCTGTGCCAGTCCAATGTGCcatgtgctggagctgcagcatgcCCTGCCCTGGAGTCAGATGTGCTCTACAATGGGTGCCCAGAGGACCTGGGGCTCAGAGGGAGGCTCCCCCTGTGGAAACCTCTGGTGCTGCTCATACCTCTCCGCCTCGGGCTCACAGAGATCAATGAAGCTTACATTGAAACACTAAAG CACTGCTTCATGATGCCCCAGTCCCTGGGAGTGATCGGAGGGAAGCCAAACAGTGCTCACTACTTCATTGGCTATGTAg GTGAGGAGCTCATTTACCTGGACCCCCACACCACGCAGCCGGCGGTGGAGCCTGGTGACAGCGGCTGCCTCCCCGACGAGAGCTTCCACTGCCAGCACCCCCCGTGCAGGATGAGCATCGCCGAGCTCGACCCCTCCATCGCCGTG ggttttttctgCAACACAGAAGCAGATTTTAATGACTGGTGCCAGCAAATCAAAAAG CTGTCCCTGGTCAGAGGAGCGCTGCCCATGTTCGAGCTGGTGGAACGCCAGCCCTCCCACTTCTCCAACCCCGACGTCCTGAATCTCACACCAG aCTCCTCTGATGCCGACAGATTGGAAAGGTTCTTTGACTCGGAAGATGAAGACTTTGAAATCCTGTCCCTTTGA
- the DTYMK gene encoding thymidylate kinase: MAARRGALIALEGVDRAGKSTQGRRLVEALREAGHPADLLRFPDRTTEIGQLISSYLGREKNLEDHTIHLLFSANRWEHVPMMKEKLQQGITVVVDRYAFSGVAFTSAKGNFGLDWCKQPDVGLPKPDLILFLQLNPEAAAERGNFGQERYETSSFQEKVLQCFYCLMEDKSLNWKTVDASKSIEDLHREIKSIAKETMQEVQNKPLGELWK, from the exons ATGGCGGCGCGGCGCGGGGCGCTGATCGCGCTGGAGGGCGTGGACCGCGCTGGGAAGAGCACGCAGGGCCGGCGGCTCGTGGAGGCCCTCAGGGAGGCGGGGCACCCCGCCGACCTGCTCCGCTTCCCGG ACAGAACGACGGAGATTGGGCAGCTGATCAGCTCCTACCTGGGCAGGGAGAAGAACCTGGAGGACCACACCATCCACCTGCTCTTCTCTGCCAACCGCTGGGAGCACGT GccgatgatgaaggagaagctgcagcagggcaTCACGGTGGTGGTTGACAGATATGCCTTCTCTGGAGTGGCCTTCACCAGTGCCAAAGGG AACTTTGGCCTGGACTGGTGCAAGCAGCCTGATGTTGGGCTCCCAAAGCCAGACCTGATCCTGTTCCTCCAGTTAAacccagaagcagcagcagaacgaGGCAACTTTGGACAGGAACGTTATGAGACCAGCTCCTTCCAAGAGAAGGTTCTTCAGTGCTTCTATTGCCTCATGGAGGACAAGAGCCTCAACTGGAAG ACAGTGGATGCTTCAAAGAGCATTGAAGACTTGCACAGAGAAATCAAGTCCATTGCAAAGGAAACTATGCAGGAGGTTCAGAATAAACCTTTGGGAGAACTCTGGAAATGA